In Thermoplasmata archaeon, a single genomic region encodes these proteins:
- a CDS encoding AAA family ATPase, which produces MNILVVGMPGSGKEEFAIEAEKHGYEIVRMGDIVRSYVKSLGLNLENSIVGKIANEERVNNGMDIWARRTIKNIHAENTVIDGIRNIEEIQYFKEHLKEKFIVVGIFANEKKRYERIKNRNRPDDPKTLEEFKERDRRELSWGLATVFILADMMLVNTESLDLFKKQIIKLLHTLE; this is translated from the coding sequence GAATATCCTTGTTGTTGGTATGCCCGGATCCGGTAAAGAAGAATTTGCAATTGAAGCTGAAAAACATGGCTATGAAATTGTAAGGATGGGGGATATTGTAAGAAGTTACGTAAAATCATTAGGCTTAAATTTAGAAAATTCAATAGTTGGTAAGATTGCTAACGAAGAAAGAGTAAATAATGGTATGGATATTTGGGCACGAAGAACGATTAAAAATATTCATGCTGAAAACACTGTTATAGATGGCATAAGAAATATTGAAGAAATCCAATATTTCAAAGAGCATCTGAAAGAAAAATTTATTGTAGTAGGAATATTCGCAAATGAGAAAAAGAGATATGAGAGGATAAAAAATAGAAACAGACCTGACGATCCAAAAACTCTGGAAGAATTCAAAGAACGAGATCGCAGAGAACTTTCTTGGGGGCTCGCTACTGTGTTCATACTTGCTGACATGATGCTTGTAAATACAGAATCCCTTGATCTATTTAAAAAGCAGATCATAAAATTATTGCACACGCTCGAATAA